The Miscanthus floridulus cultivar M001 chromosome 7, ASM1932011v1, whole genome shotgun sequence genome includes a region encoding these proteins:
- the LOC136465190 gene encoding protein MEI2-like 7 — protein sequence MDHGPSERGRASPRPTKCVPCLQPSPSVLTGTPAATMAAATKLNPFAAPFPCPNPYAHHLAPPAPPPFPLADACPPLFPFVTYCCVASPQGHLGFCFPVQQSSGSPPALRKGVLAAPPHGLPPHKLMAAFSGPCGAGKQRQAPAPVPMKPVAAAAAPAAPRKPRMAQLKAESRSQARAAPRPREAAGPRACLAAQREAPPPSLYTKRPRDWVKPKPSELGECTTIMLRNIPNKLRSGDMISLLDEQCARANRAAGSVVAAYDVLYLPMDFRKEANFGYAFINFTTTAAAKELYCSLQNCVWKVHGSKKVIRIDQATQQGKAMLVRHLERVRLECAKDDFLPVEFSPPRDGVNVPAAPRRIRMARRGARTAAAV from the exons ATGGACCACGGCCCCAGCGAACGCGGCCGCGCTTCGCCTCGTCCGACCAAGTGCGTCCCTTGCTTGCAGCCCTCGCCGTCCGTCCTCACGGGCACACCTgcagccaccatggccgccgccacgaAACTCAACCCGTTCGCGGCGCCGTTCCCTTGCCCCAACCCCTACGCGCACCACCTCGCGCCGccggcaccacccccgttcccgctCGCCGACGCCTGCCCGCCGCTGTTCCCATTCGTAACCTACTGCTGCGTCGCCTCCCCGCAGGGCCACCTCGGCTTCTGCTTCCCCGTGCAGCAGTCCTCCGGCTCCCCGCCGGCCCTGCGCAAGGGCGTCCTCGCGGCGCCGCCGCATGGCCTCCCGCCGCACAAGCTCATGGCGGCGTTCTCCGGTCCCTGCGGCGCGGGGAAGCAGCGCCAGGCCCCGGCGCCCGTGCCCATGAAGCcggtagccgccgccgccgcgcctgcgGCGCCGCGCAAGCCGCGGATGGCGCAGCTGAAGGCGGAGAGCAGGAGCCAGGCCAGGGCGGCGCCGCGGCCACGGGAGGCGGCTGGTCCGCGCGCGTGCCTCGCCGCGCAGCGTGAGGCGCCCCCGCCGTCCCTCTACACGAAGCGGCCGCGGGATTGGGTGAAGCCGAAGCCTTCAGAGCTCGGCGAGTGCACCACCATTATGCTGCGGAATATCCCCAACAAGCTCAG GAGCGGAGATATGATCAGTTTGCTCGACGAGCAGTGCGCGCGCGCCAACAGGGCAGCCGGCTCCGTCGTCGCAGCCTACGACGTCTTGTACTTGCCGATGGACTTCAG GAAAGAGGCCAACTTCGGCTACGCGTTCATCAACTTCACCACCACGGCGGCAGCCAAGGAGCTCTACTGCTCCCTTCAAAACTGCGTCTGGAAAGTGCACGGCTCCAAGAAGGTGATCAGGATCGACCAGGCCACGCAGCAG GGCAAGGCGATGCTGGTGAGGCACTTGGAGCGGGTGAGGCTGGAGTGCGCCAAGGACGACTTCCTCCCGGTGGAGTTCTCCCCGCCGCGCGACGGCGTGAACGTCCCCGCCGCGCCCAGGCGCATCCGCATGGCTCGCCGGGGCGCGCGCACCGCGGCAGCTGTCTAG